The Lachnospiraceae bacterium KM106-2 nucleotide sequence TGTATTTTCAAATTATACCCAAGTAATTTTAGAGCCAGGTCCATGCTTTACCTACTTTATTATCAATGATATGGCAATTACGATCTGGATTGTCGTTACCATCTTTTATCTAGGAAGTAAACACAAAGAGATTAATCGAAGTACAAGAATCTGCACTGGATTTATAGCAATATGTGTTGTTTATTTAGCAATTTCATTATTAGATACGAATCCTCAATACAGGATAAGATCTTTGGTAAGTGGGATTTTGTGCATTATTATATTTAGTTTGTTATATCATTATGAGATGTTTAATGTGACGAGAACTGCAGGGGAAAGAGTTTTTCAGAATTTAGGACAACCGTTGCTTATCGTTGATAAAAAAAGAAGGTTATTAGAATATAATGATGTGGCGGAAATGTTATTTCCTAAATTAGCAACATGCAAAAGTGGGTCGAAGGTAGACTTAATCTATCCAGAGTTAATCGATATCTTTGAGAAGGATGAAGTCTGTGATGTGCAACTTCGTGATAGAATCTATGAAGGACGAGCATCAAAGATCTATTATCATCAAAAGATTAGTGGATATGTTGTCTGTCTACTGGATGTAACGAATCAAAGAATATATATGAAACAGCTAATTGAAATGAAAAAAAATGCCGAAAATGCTAATACAGCTAAAAGTGACTTTTTATCTCGGATGTCCCATGATATGCGTACACCGATGAATGCAGTGATCGGAATGACTGAGATTGCCAATCGAAGTCTGGATAATAAGGAAGTAGTGGAGAATTGTTTAAATAATGTTCAGCATTCGGCTAATTATCTTTTGGCATTGATCAATGATATTCTAGAACTTGCTAAAATTGAAAATGATAAGATGAAGCTAAACGAGACTCAATTTAATATGAAAGATTTATTCTATGATATAGAAATTCTGATCAAATCACTGCTAGAAAAGAAAAATATTCAGTATGAAATAATTGACCATTCTTTAGAACATGAGTTATTTTATGGTGATGACCTAAGGATTAAGCAGATTCTGATGAATGTAATTACGAATGCAATTAAATTTACACCGCAGGATGGAAAAGTAACCGTACATAGAAAAGAGCATTATGTAGATGATGAAAATTCGGTTTTAGAGTTTAATATAGAAGATAACGGAATTGGAATGAGTGAAGAAAAAGCACAGATTATTTTTGCACCTTTTGAGCAAGGGGATGATTCTATCCAATCTCAATATGGAGGATCAGGTCTAGGATTGTCCATAAGCAGGCAGTTACTTTCTTTAATGGACGGAACCATTGAAGTAGAAAGTGAATTAGGAAAAGGAAGTATCTTTACCATATGCATTCCTCTTCGGACTGCGGATGCATGTAAGAAAGTAGAGGAAAAGCAGGAGGAGCAATATAATTTTCAAGGAAGAAGAGTACTTCTTGTAGAAGATAATGAGATGAATATTGAAGTGTCTAAAATGATCCTTTTGATGCAGAATTTAAGAGTGGAGGTGGCTAGGAATGGCCTATCTGCTGTAAATATGTACATAGCTTCGCCTGAATACTATTACGATTATATCTTAATGGATGTAAGAATGCCAGTTATGGATGGACTAGAAGCAACAAGAAGAATTAGGGAGTCAGAAAGAAAGGATGCAAAACAGGTTCCAATTATAGCTATGACAGCGAATGCTTATGAGGAAGACGTTAGAAAAGTAAAAGAATCTGGAATGAATGAACATTTAGAAAAACCAATCGATGTGGATCGGTTAGTGATGTGTTTAAAGAAGTACGAAGAAAATTACATTTAAGATGAGGGGACAAGAATAATGAATATGAATGCGTATTCCAAAGTAAAAGAGCAATTAAATTCTTTCTTAGTAACAGCAAAGACAGAGGAATCCAGTGAGCA carries:
- a CDS encoding sensory box histidine kinase/response regulator, with protein sequence MTRTAGERVFQNLGQPLLIVDKKRRLLEYNDVAEMLFPKLATCKSGSKVDLIYPELIDIFEKDEVCDVQLRDRIYEGRASKIYYHQKISGYVVCLLDVTNQRIYMKQLIEMKKNAENANTAKSDFLSRMSHDMRTPMNAVIGMTEIANRSLDNKEVVENCLNNVQHSANYLLALINDILELAKIENDKMKLNETQFNMKDLFYDIEILIKSLLEKKNIQYEIIDHSLEHELFYGDDLRIKQILMNVITNAIKFTPQDGKVTVHRKEHYVDDENSVLEFNIEDNGIGMSEEKAQIIFAPFEQGDDSIQSQYGGSGLGLSISRQLLSLMDGTIEVESELGKGSIFTICIPLRTADACKKVEEKQEEQYNFQGRRVLLVEDNEMNIEVSKMILLMQNLRVEVARNGLSAVNMYIASPEYYYDYILMDVRMPVMDGLEATRRIRESERKDAKQVPIIAMTANAYEEDVRKVKESGMNEHLEKPIDVDRLVMCLKKYEENYI